ATCAGTGTCATACCGGTTGATCCACTTATAGACCGTCTTGCGGCTGACACCGTAAGTAACCGAAAGCTCTGTGATTGTGAAACAACCTTTAAGCCAGTCCGAAATCAAACTCACTCTCTCGTCCATAGGTCTCACCTCTCTCCATGGCATCGCAATACCTCCTTGCTCTGCCATTATACTGTTACCCATGTCCATAGGTTAATCTGTTACCTATGTTAGCAGGTTGCACCCCCCCCATGCCCCCTTTAGAAAAGGGGGATTTAAAGAGGATTCTCCAAAGAGGGGATTACTGGATTCCTGTGTTTTTTATCTTGTGCTTGCATTTAAGATTGTTATTCCAACAATCTTATTCCCATCTTTTCTGATAAGAATATCATCATCGGTTTCCACTGTCTTTTTTGCCCTCTGAGGTTTCCGAAAGCTTAAATATAAGACATCGGCCTCCCTATCATAATCAACCCATATGTGCTCAATAGGGAGCTTGACTATATCCGATGATAGCCCCAGACAGGTCTGGATTATCTTATCTTCTTTCAACTTCGTTGCCATACTGTTTCTCGGCTAAGTCATCGTGGTTTTCAATAATATGATACCATCTTTCATAGGTTAATCGTATTGGAATGTCATTGACTGAATACGCTATATCCACATATACTCCAATGTTATCCCTTTCTTCCCGAAGCGTCGGGATTCCCTTCGTTGTCTACGACTCATAAAGAAGTAGGAAAGCCTCCTTTGCCATTATCTTAAACAGGCATCGTTTTTCTGTCAAGAAAAATTACTTCTTATTAGTAATCCCCTTTCATCCCCTTTTAGAACAGGGGGATTTAGAGAAAGGGGACTAATGTCAGAATGAGATTCTGAAACGAGTTCAGAATGACACTTTCAGGGTTCAGAATGACAAGGTGGGGAATGACAAAGCTGTATAAACCATAGTTCACTTTTTTCTTGACAAAAGGGTTTCAAAAGCCCTATACTAACTATAGTTTGAAAGGGGTAGGAGTCCTTCTGAAGAAGGATTCCGAACAAGTCGGAATGACGGAAAGTGGTTCAGGATGGTTCAGGATGATGGAAAGGGTGCAGAATGACGGGGATTAATGTTAATTATTAAAGCAAAATTAAAGCAGGAATCATTAAAAATCAAGGACTTAGCATACCACCCCCCCTCCCCTATAAACTAAAGCAAAGACATTAGACCCTGAAACAACCCATGAAACAAGTTCAGGGCATGGTTCAGGGTGACAAATAGGTATAGCTTATTGACAGAGCCGAGATAAGTGTTTAGAATACGATTTGTATTTTAGATGCTATGACAAGGAGATAAAGATGAAAAAACCATTTTCAGCACTAATAGGTCTTTCCCTTTTCCTTTTGCTCTTTCCCTTTCAAGTCTATTGTCAAACAGGCATAGACGAAGATGCTATGAAAGAAGGCAGGGAATTACTGTCAAAGGAAACTGAGCTCAGAAAAGAAGTTTTAGGCGAAAGCTTATTTGGCGTATTCCTTGGCTCAAAATATGTGGGTTTATCGTCAACCAAAATATCCGAAGGGACATACGAAGGGAAAAAGACATATCGGATAGAGAAAGCCCTCGAGATGAAGATGACTCCTACAACCCTCTTCATGAAAAAGACCGTATATACACCGCCGGATTTTTCACCTCTTTGGAGCGAGTTTGTCAGCGAACAGGTCTCATGGCAGGGGACTTTAAAAGAAACCATTAAGCAGGTGATAAAGGATGGGGAATTAATTATAGATGAAGACAAAAATGGTGAGATAACGCATCGCACACTGCCCATTGAAAAGGCTCTCATATCCTTCACCGCATTAGAAGACATAATATACCTCTTAGTCGATTTAAACATCCCAAAGAAATATGGATTCGATACTATAAGTCCTGAAAACGGACAGCTCGGAATTTCTTATCTTAAGGTAGATGGAAAAGAAGAGATATCCTTAAAAGATAAAAGCCTCCCTGCATACAGATTGACATTGACATCGCCAGATGGCGATTCCGTCTCTTACTGGATAGACGAAAGCAAAAAGCTTATAAAGGTTGGCATGGAAAATGTGCCGCTCACTATAATTGCCATTACAGAGGAAGAGATTGGAAAAGACCTCTCTCAAAGAAAAGATATACCATTGGAGCAAAGAAGCCCCAGACAGGTAGTGGTAGACCTTTTCCTTGCCGCAGGCAATCGGGACGAAGAACTTCTAAAAAACTCTATTGCATTTGAGACGATGTGTGCAGGCAACATCGGCAGTGACGAGGAAAAAGCCACGATATGCGAGGTCCGTAAAGCCTTATTCTTAGAAAAATTACTTTCTGGCGAAATTGTATCTACAGTAGGAGAATTAATGGGTTTTATGAATGAAGAACTGCTTTCGGAAAAAATAACCGACGATAAAGCAGAGGTATCCTTTGTGGGAGAAAGCACGACACTTTTTGAATTAACCAAGGAGCAGGGCGCATGGAAGGTCATATTCGAGGAGCCCGTAGAGACAACCGCAAGTGACCTCTTATCTAAGGGAGATTCTGCATATGCAGGTGGTGACCTTGACACTGCTATCGAATCCTACAGCATGGCAATAAAGCTACAGCCTGAATTTATCTCTGCCTACTATAACCGTGGAATCGCTTATTATAATAAGAAGTTATACGATGAGGCAATCAAGGATTTTGACAAGGTAATCGAGCTGAATCCCGAAAATGCAAATGCTTATATCGGCAGAGGAAATATCTATTTTATAAAGGCAGATTATAACAGGGCTATCCCTGACTATACCAAAGCCACAGGGCTTGACCCATCGAATGTCACTGCTTATAACAATCTTGGGTATATTTACTTTGACCTGAAAAAGTATAACGATGCAGTTAAGCATTTTCAAAAGACAATAAAATTAAATGACCAGTATGCCGATGCCTATTGCGGTCTGGCAATTACCTATCTTAAGCTCGGTAAGCTGGAGCTTGCCAGAAAAAATTACAAAAAGGCAATCAAGCTCGATGCCCGCTATGACGGAAAAATCCAAGAGCTGATAGAGGAAGGCTATTTTTACACCGACCTCCAGCTTAAAGCCATTA
The genomic region above belongs to Nitrospirota bacterium and contains:
- a CDS encoding helix-turn-helix domain-containing protein; this translates as MSLISDWLKGCFTITELSVTYGVSRKTVYKWINRYDTD
- a CDS encoding DUF2283 domain-containing protein, which gives rise to MATKLKEDKIIQTCLGLSSDIVKLPIEHIWVDYDREADVLYLSFRKPQRAKKTVETDDDILIRKDGNKIVGITILNASTR
- a CDS encoding tetratricopeptide repeat protein, producing the protein MKKPFSALIGLSLFLLLFPFQVYCQTGIDEDAMKEGRELLSKETELRKEVLGESLFGVFLGSKYVGLSSTKISEGTYEGKKTYRIEKALEMKMTPTTLFMKKTVYTPPDFSPLWSEFVSEQVSWQGTLKETIKQVIKDGELIIDEDKNGEITHRTLPIEKALISFTALEDIIYLLVDLNIPKKYGFDTISPENGQLGISYLKVDGKEEISLKDKSLPAYRLTLTSPDGDSVSYWIDESKKLIKVGMENVPLTIIAITEEEIGKDLSQRKDIPLEQRSPRQVVVDLFLAAGNRDEELLKNSIAFETMCAGNIGSDEEKATICEVRKALFLEKLLSGEIVSTVGELMGFMNEELLSEKITDDKAEVSFVGESTTLFELTKEQGAWKVIFEEPVETTASDLLSKGDSAYAGGDLDTAIESYSMAIKLQPEFISAYYNRGIAYYNKKLYDEAIKDFDKVIELNPENANAYIGRGNIYFIKADYNRAIPDYTKATGLDPSNVTAYNNLGYIYFDLKKYNDAVKHFQKTIKLNDQYADAYCGLAITYLKLGKLELARKNYKKAIKLDARYDGKIQELIEEGYFYTDLQLKAINELLKKLNR